The nucleotide sequence TGCAGATATTTGTAGAGTTATACTGTACAGTGTGTGAAGTGTTTTTTGGACAGTTTGAGGAGTGTTTGTGTCCAGTGTGTGGTGTTTGTTGATTAAGTGTGGCGTGTGTGTAgtgttgtatgtgtttgttgaTTGCATGTGTTGATTGTTTGttgattaagtgtgtgtgtgtgtgtgagtgagagagaggagGAACATAAAATATCTGCTTTATGATTGGCTGGATCACCTGTCAATCAAACAGCTGTGAAGGGTCACCTGAAGCCTAGATGTATTCGTAATGAAGTGACTGACTGTCTGCAGATTGCGTGGGGAGCGTGTGCTCTGGTGCTGACGGGAAACATCGTGATCTTCGCCACCATCCTGGGCTTCTTCCTGGTGTTCGGCTCCAATGACGACTTCAGCTGGCAGCAGTGGTGAAGCAGACCGACTCTCTCCATCTTTATTTATACCCGCCGCCATCCATACATGCAGGAATCAGTGCAATAATTCTGTTAGACGCGTCTGCTCTGTCGCTTTCCTTTCTCGCGCTCCATGAGTTCAGGTGGTCGAGCGAAAACACTGGCCGAAACATGAACGCTGTCATCTTCAGAGTCTGACTTCAGTCTGTTACTGCTTTGCTTTTTATTctgggtttatttatttgttacatttCTGTTCTGTTATATTAAACATTGTAAGATgaaggttattattatgattgattTCAGCGttgtgttgatttttatttttatagtgatgcagaatttccagcctggtctcacGAGGAAACGGAACTATATTACGTGTTGTCAGAAATGTGGCCAATTTGTTTAAAGTaatattcaaattcatatataCGAATATAATGATATTGGTATACAAACGTGCGGTTTATAAACAGCACAGacgtggctaattcatacaaattccaTGCGATTATGTTGGTCTGAAAACATACGATTtataaaaggaggcgtggcattaAATGTGGCTAATTCATAAAATTTCCATACTATTATATTAGTATTAAAAAAGGCTATTTATAAAAGGAGGTGTGGTTAATTTGTACAAACTCCATATAATTATATTGGTATTAAAACAtacgatttttaaaaagaggtGTGGCACCAATTGTGGCCAATTTGTATAAATTACATACGATTATATtggtataaaaataaacaatttataaagggaggtgtggcaccaaacgtggctaattcatacaaattccaTATGATTATATTCatataaatgtatacaatttatAAAATGCGTGGCCCCAAACAAAGCTAATTTATATAAATTCCATACAATTATATTAGTataaaaatgagcaatttttaaaATGAGGCGTGGCATTAAacgtggctaattcatacaaattccaTATGATAATACTGGTATAAAAACGTTCAGTTtataaaaggaggcatggcaccaaacttAGCTATTTAGTACAAATTCCTTATGATTTGCATTGTGTTCGATGTATAAAATGTGTGGCACCAAacatggctaattcgtacaaattccaTACGATTGTATTGGTATTAAAACATACTATTTATAAAATGAGGcttggctaattcgtacaaattgcGTGCTATTATACTGGTAAAaaaattacagtttattaaaggAGGCTAACtcgtggctaatttgtacaatttccGTATGATTATATTagtataaaaacatacatttttaaaaaagatgagacaccaaaccccaccccttaacctagccctcattgggggatgagcaaatcatattaaaatgtacgaatgagatcCTACAAatgaacgaattagccactaaattaaagaagttacgaattgtcgtgagactggaaattttccagaaaccATTTCTTTGACTGTTAGTAAGAGCAGAAAAAGACGTATGAAGTATGTAGGCTAGCTCCTGATCATCATTTAAGgtgatattattaataaacacCAGTTTCTTTAAATCTCTCCGCAACTAATCATGACGCAGTTGGTCTGACTGTTTAAAGTCGACATGAAAGCGGTTTTCAATGATTCATCAGTGCATATTGTTTAATATCCACCCTAGAGTTGGCCTTCATGTTGTGTGCTATATTTTGAAGTGTTTCCATACATGCAGTCAATGCTAAAGTCAAGTCCCGTCATTCACTGGTGTGATGTTGAAGATCACACAGACTCCTCATATACAGGTAGAATGGGTTATCAGGCTGTTTCATGCGGACTTTAACGCTTCTGTTATTTTATATCTCTGTCAGTGCAGAAACCGCACTAGTAACATTGTTTCCTCCttatcattctttttttaaaaataaataccatttttgaaaaaaaaagttgttttatatGAGTTTGAATTGTTTTTCAAGTctcccacatgaaaaaatactatagtaagttACAGTAAATAGCAATTTTAACCCAATTAATCtactgtggtgattctacagttgctatggtaacaacatctGTATAGTAACTAATCTGTCGAGGTGGTTCTACTATCGCTATGGTAACAACATCTATAGTAACTAATCTGTTGAGGTggctctacagttgctatggtaacaacgtTTATAGAGTAACTAATCTGGTGCGGTGGTTCTACTGTCGCCTTTGTAACAACTTCTGTATAGTAACTAATCTGTCTAGGTGGTTCTATtgttgctatagtaacaacaTCTTATAGTAACTTATCTGTTGAGATAGTTCTGCTGTGGCTATGGTAACAACATCTGTATAGTAATCTGTtgaggtgattctacagttgctatggtaacaacatctGTATAGTAACTTATCAGTCGAGGTAGTTCTGCTGTTGTTATAGTAACAACATCTGTAATCAATCTATcgaggtgattctacagttgctatggtaacaacatctGTATGGTAACTTACTTGTCGAGGTGGTTCTGCTGTTACTACGGTAACAACATCTACATAGTAATTAATTTGTCGAGGTGATTCtacagtttctatggtaacaacacctatatagtaattaatctgtcgAGTTggctctacagttgctatggaaacaacaTCTGGATAGTAACGAATCTGTCGAGGTGGTTCTGCTGTTACTATGGTAACAACAcctatagtaattaatctatcGAGGTggctctacagttgctatggtaacatctacagtaattcatctgttgtcgtgattctacagttgctatggtaacataataCAGTAGTATAAACAAATGACTCAATAGTGTAGTTTTCCATAAGTATaaggtataatataatataatacaggcGGAGTAATATGGAGTAATGATTGTGAGTGAAGGCGTCCAGCAGCTGCTCTTACTATGTGTGGAATGAAGGAGAGGCTGAAACATgcctgcatacacacacacacacacacacacacacctggtggATGTACAGCACCTTCAAATATTCAAATCAGCATGGATTGAGAAATTACACTGCAAACAAAGCTTTCTGTCTAGATTCTACTCCACATATCTGAAAATACTGAAAATCAgtcagcattttctagacgagcacTATCtagtgttttcagaaataacgaGTCTAATATGAAGAGAGTTTCTCCATAAAACGTGCAGAATAATCCTGTTTTGGTTTTGACatcagattattttgtttatccCCTTGGCAGattgtttttcttgtttaaggtaaaactctttattttgactcattattttgtCTATAATCTAAAGAGAAATCACCACAAACCTTTCACACAGTTAAAGCTTTCGCAACAAACCAAGAAGCTCTAACAAAAGAGCATCCCCAAAATAAACGCTGGTCAGTGTAATATGAGCAGgtcgaggtgtgtgtgtgtgtgtgtgtgtgtgtgtgtgtgtgtgtgcttgtgtgtgtttctgtatattCGGCGTTTCTTCGCTCTGCAGCGCGACGCGtccttcatcttcatcctcctcgtGTTTCAGTAGTGAGCGCTCTGACTGGAGGTGATGAGGAGGTTTTTCAGGGTGGACAGAGATGAAGATTTCGGCCAGATTCAGTATCTCACCGCTAAATGCATCCGACTGTCTCAGGAGAAAGGTAAGAGTCCGTTTCCACAGGACAAACTATCGGGAAAGCTTAAGAAAATCCTATTTCACACTTTCAAGAATGCGTCAAGACTTTGAATCTGAATCTACTGTGACAAAAAGACCGCAAAAACACCGAACATATACGCACTTTTTgatgatttgtgtatttatactgtGAATTCTTGCATTTCTAATACGTGTTTCATCATTAATAGTCattttgaatgaatattttacatGTTAATCTGTAGTTTATGTATGGTTTTATGTAGTTATTTTCTTCTCTCTTCCTCCAATGTGCTCACTATCGCGGAGTTGTTTGACATTCTCGACTTCtgcctctttttttgttgttgttctctaaatgttaataaaaaatagaacAACATCTAGCGCAGATCCTCCATGCTGACTGAAATATTCCTCCTGGACATGTTTTATACCGTTTCTCAGTTGAATAAACATCATCAGCGCATCGAAACAGAAAACGCTCCTCATGCGTGTGTAGCTTTTCATGAATTAACGTTTATAGAGCGTTTGTTTAAGGTTGTCTCAATGTTCTTTAAATGTTAACGCTTGTGTGAGCAAGTAAGTgtgtttacatgtatgtgtgtgtgttcatgtgtgtgtgtgtgtcacagcaGTGCTGCAGCAGGAGCTGCTGGTGTCCGCTGAGCGTCAGCAGGCCCTGCAGGCTCAGATGGAGGTTCTGGCGGTGTGTGTGCGTCAGAAAGAGCAGCTGAATGTTGAGCTGAACATCAAATATGAGCAACTTCAGGAGCGCTTCCAGCAGCAACTGGtacacaaaacaacaacacacacattcatgagATAGACAGCAGGATAAATCTACAGCAGTGTGCTCCATGACAACATCAGGTTACACACACCTGTTAAGTAGAGCTAAATGGGTGGAGATCTGACTCCTCCTCTCTACATCTAGGGGCGGGGctgtatatatataatcattcattttcttttgggcttactattaatcagaggtcaccacagtggaatgaaccgccaactattccagcatatgttttacacagcggatgcccttccacacacacacacacacccttatacaccacagccaattcagttgatcagttcccctatagcgcatatgtttggactgtgggggaaaccggagcacccggaggaaacccacgccaacacggggagaacatgcaaactccacacagaaacacccactgacccaactgggactcaaaccggtgaccttcttgctgtgagacaatcaTTTTACCCACTGTgccgccatatatatatatatatatatatatatatatatatatatataaatgtgtgtgtttgagtgtgtgtatgtatgtgttgtttgtgtgggggtgttatgtgtgtatgtatgttatgtgtgtgtataaacatgtataaatgcgcatgtgtgtgtgtgtgtgtgtgtgtgtgtgtgtggcagaggCAGGCAGATGTCCTCCAGCAGTGTGTGTTGTCGGTGACGGAGGACAGGTGTAGGGATGCGTCTCTTCTGGGTCTGCAGCTGGAGCAGGTGAGCTGTGACCTACAGCAGATGCAGAGTTCAGAGGCGAAGCTGATGGGCCTGGTGGACGAGCTGCACCAGGAGGCCCAGCTCAGAGCACAGCAGGCAGAGGTCCTGCAGGCGCAGCTCCACCTGGAGGCTCAGTCAAAGACGCAGACTATAGAGGAGCTGGAGACGCAGCTGAACAGGTGAGAAAGCAATCTGTAAAGCCAGTTGCTGCATCCCTTAAACGATGAGTTTATTTGAGTTGAACACACGCCCCCTGGTGGTGAAAACCATATTGCGGCTTTAATATCTCACCATCTTGCTCATTTTTGTTAAATTCACACTTAACGTGGAACATCGCATCACTTTCGATAGTAAAGCACGAGAGCTGGCGGAGCTGCAGATTTCCCATGATGCCGTGCTGCAGGATGTGTGTATTCAGCGTGGCGCCCACCAGAGGACACTGGAGGAACTGCGGCGCACGGCGGATCagtgtgagtgggtgtgtgaGCAGCAGCGGCGCTGGATGAGCTGCGTCAGGAGGtcagaataacacacacacacactgatgcttgtgtttttgtatataattgtgtgtatgtctgtgtgttttttctctatgtgtgtctttgtgtgtgtgtgtgtgtgtatatgcatatgtctgtttgtgtgtgtgtgcaggtttaaGGACTGTCTGTCAGGTGAGAAGGAGTCCCTGGAGCTGCAGGTGAACAGGTTACAGGTGGAGCTGGAGACGGTCAGGAGGAGCGAACACACTGAACACTGCAgcaggtctcacacacacacacacacacacacacacacacacacacacacacacacacacacacacacacacacacagagagacacataGTTCTTTTAAATGCGCATAAGGACCAAGGTgtgttaattttttcttttatggTAGACAAGGAAATGTAAATCaagtgtttgggtgtgtgtgtgtcgtgtgtgtgtgttatgaagtCAAACCCAGGTGTGTTTCTGACAGGTGGGATGAGGAGCTGCAGACTGAAGCAGAGCGATGGAGAACACTGTATGAGGATCTGCTGAAGCTCACCACACAGCAGGTacatggagacacacacacatacacggacatgcatacacacacacacacacacacactgacaaacaTGGACACGCATGaaaacatacattcatacacacaaagacatgcatgcatacaaacacatttatgtgctcaaaaacacacacatacacacaaatacaaacacaaacagggacacacacacatacacacatttcatGGTTTTTATGTAAAGctcttttgttttaatgtttttgtgtcTTTGCCAGGGCCAACAGGCATCAGTTGGACACCTCAAACCCCCATGAGgatcgacacacacacacacaaacacacacacacacacacgctcagttTTAATGGGTAAAgtttagaagggatacagctgcagatactcgcatcattcattcattttccttcagcttagtccttcatttatcaggggtcgccacagcgaaatgagccaccaactactctggcatatgttttacacagtggatgcccttccagctgcaacccagcactgggagacacccatacacacttatatactatggccaatttagttcatcaattcccctatcgcacctggaggaaacccatgccaacatggggagaacatgcaaactccaaacaggaacaccaactgacccagccgggactcaaaccagcaaccttccaaggccacaatgctaaccactgagcctacTTGCataaatatagcatcatttttgtgacattgtacaacaattatatgtatatatttacagtactGTAAGGGTTGGGCTTAAGTTTGGGGTAGACCttaataaaatactgtttactgggtaatttaataaatgatacgAGTATATTACTGCTTTTACACTGTGAAgattggggtagatgttaataaaatgtatttaattcaaaTTTTAAGGGTATTGTAATACATAATCTAAACTAtatgataacaataatattaattcctgcttttctgggcactcaaagcgctttacacacattgaggggaatctcctcatcctccaccagtgtgcagcatccacttggattaggcgacggcagccatactgcaccagactgcacaccagctgattggtggagaggagacagagtgatgaagacagtgatgatatggggatggtcaggaggccatgatggacagaggacagtgggcagatttggccaggatgccagggttaaacccctactctttttccaaggatatcctgggatttttaacgagcacagagagtcgggacctcggtttaacatctcatccgaaagacagaaTGGTTCACTTGTATCGCTTGTTGCAAAAatgttttcaattattttcttaaattcatgaatgaaaatatacaatTACAATCAGGAGATCAATATAAGAGAGATACAAGAGAGGGAAAATACAAGTGACATTAACAGCAGGTAATGTCACCTGTAAATAAacaggggaaaataaacaggggggctaataattctgacttcaactgtaataacAAAAATCggacacattttttgttgttgcacaTACAGAAGGATTTAAGCAGTCAACTTCAATCAGAAAATGTGGAAAACAAAAATTCCTAACAAAATAAAAACGATAAAGTCTTCAGATTCATGTGCAAAAtctatgtaataataaataatttattttaaacttaaagaTAGGAGGagtgtttaaataataatgcaaGTCAAACCAAaacttcacacattcacacatacaaaataaaagttttacagTTTCATCATCCTTACCACAAACTGGAGAACGACTCGGAATATcaacatatttgtaaataaatgagatttttattgcagtattttaaaatgcctttatttttattaggaagAAAGTATTTATAAGGCAACAACCAAGCTTTTCTCCAGTCTACATTATTAACTAATGCAACCCAACAGAATCTGCCTCACAGAACAATACGATGACTTTGCTGAGGAATTAAATggatctgttcattcattcatttccttttcgatttattcccttaattaatcaggggtcgccacagtggaatgaaccgccaacttatccagaatgttttactcagcggatgcccttccagctgcaacccattactgggaaacatgcatacattctcatttacacacacacacactcgtacactacggccagtttagttgatcaattcccctaaagcgcatgtgattggactgtgacccagccgggacttgaatcagtgaccttcttgctgagaggtgattgtgctacccactgtgccaccgtgatgcataaatgattatgtttattattttaatgtattgtataTGACTATTGCCCAGATGCATTACACCAGTGGGGATATCTCTACGAACAGTATTAGAATCTCTGAAGTGAGTAGGAAAGTCACGAACAGTCATAAAGCGTTCATAACACAGTAAGTTCCCCAAATCATCAAGTACAGAAAATAATCACTTGTAACAGCAACTGCTGGCTGCTGGGATTGACGTCATTTTTGGAAGGCGCGTGCTGCTGGCTCTGACGTCACTCTCGGAACACGCGCGGGTTCTTTTAAACCGTCATTTCTCTGTCGGATTATCAAACTTGCATTCCAGTTTACTGCTGTTCACACTGTTTCCCAGCGCGCGATGGCGAAGACGATTGCGAGAACTGCGAGGTCCATCGCGGCCCAGATAAACGAGTGCTGCTCCTACATCCACAGCAAATACCAGCAGCTGCAGGCCTTCCGCCGACAAGTCAAACGGAGGACCAGACCCAAGCACTGGGACTGGATAGAAGACTTCGAGCTCGAGCACGAGCTGCGCTTCCCCACCCGCGGGCCCCGGAGCCTGCTGAAGCTGCGGAACCTGCAGCGCTTCCTGCGGGAAACCGAGCAGAACTGGTGGGACTTTCGGCCTCCGCGGGTGCCCGGGAGACCGCACCGCGTGTTGCGGATAAACCTGCGGGACCGGCCGATCAAAGCCCTGCTGAGCACCGAGCTTTTCCCTCCGAAGCCCGTAGACCGCACCGAGAGACACTACTGCCGGAAACTGCTGCTGATGGAGCGGCCGCTGGAGATCAGCTTACCGGCAGACGTACTGGAGGAGATCCGTGCGCTGGAGCATCTGGAGGAGGAGCAGGGGCTACCGCCACACCTGCACTGCTCATCCGGTCAGGAGGACTATTACTCCGCGGATGAAGAGTGAACTTTAATAAAGCATGAAAACAtgttcacatgagttcatgtgtcagtcattttcttttcagcttagtccctttattaatcaagggtcaccacagaggaa is from Danio rerio strain Tuebingen ecotype United States chromosome 14, GRCz12tu, whole genome shotgun sequence and encodes:
- the LOC137489834 gene encoding uncharacterized protein isoform X1 yields the protein MRRFFRVDRDEDFGQIQYLTAKCIRLSQEKAVLQQELLVSAERQQALQAQMEVLAVCVRQKEQLNVELNIKYEQLQERFQQQLRQADVLQQCVLSVTEDRCRDASLLGLQLEQVSCDLQQMQSSEAKLMGLVDELHQEAQLRAQQAEVLQAQLHLEAQSKTQTIEELETQLNSKARELAELQISHDAVLQDVCIQRGAHQRTLEELRRTADQCEWVCEQQRRWMSCVRRFKDCLSGEKESLELQVNRLQVELETVRRSEHTEHCSRWDEELQTEAERWRTLYEDLLKLTTQQGQQASVGHLKPP
- the LOC137489834 gene encoding uncharacterized protein isoform X2 — protein: MRRFFRVDRDEDFGQIQYLTAKCIRLSQEKVLQQELLVSAERQQALQAQMEVLAVCVRQKEQLNVELNIKYEQLQERFQQQLRQADVLQQCVLSVTEDRCRDASLLGLQLEQVSCDLQQMQSSEAKLMGLVDELHQEAQLRAQQAEVLQAQLHLEAQSKTQTIEELETQLNSKARELAELQISHDAVLQDVCIQRGAHQRTLEELRRTADQCEWVCEQQRRWMSCVRRFKDCLSGEKESLELQVNRLQVELETVRRSEHTEHCSRWDEELQTEAERWRTLYEDLLKLTTQQGQQASVGHLKPP